The DNA sequence AAAATACAGAGATATTTATAAGTCAAATGAATAGTTCTCAGATACttcaaatgattttaagaAAACAGTTGAAGTTCAAAGATCttataatgaaaatgtatgTAGCATACTTTCAAGTGAGTGGATGAGGAACATAGACATGCCCATGCTTCCCATAAGCAGTCCTCCAGAGACTGAGTGCTACCTCTGTTCAACACACTCCCAGATTGGCAAACAAGAATGTGCATCGCATGTAGGAAGGAACAATGAACTAACAGAAAATAATCAATCTAACAATTGATTGCAAGAATTGACTGCAAGTTCTAGTAATAAAAGCGgacagaaaaattaaaatgtaaaactAGACTGAGAAACAAGACAAAGAAATTGTTAgcaaaacatatttattttttaaaattaaattgtaaaaaaatgataacaaaacAGAATATTTAACcctagaaaataaaagaaaatcctcTGATTCCCTTTGAACAATCCACTTCTATTTGAACACaggtaaaaaaaacaaaaatatttcttttttttttttcaagactTACATTGGAAGGGTTAAATATGTTATAGATCGGATCTTACTATTTACAGTATAAATTCTATTTGAAGCTGAAATTTAGTACTAGgtcaaaaaggaagaaaagtagAGTACCTGAGCTTGAAGAACAGAAAACCACccatcaaaataaatgagatgCATGCCACAAGGAGCACCACTAAGAACCTTTAAAttgaacattaaaaaaacaaaagaaaaaatcaaatgatatTTCAATCTTAATAGAACATGAATTTCttctggaaaaaaaatgaaaaaaagaaagagcgGTGCAGTACATTCATGAAATACATGGTTCTTGCAgtttctctatttcttttatcACATTTGCAGTCTATTACAGCATCAGTTTAGATGAGTGGCAATCATTCCATAAAATATGAACCATGGCAACAAATATGCACCTCACTTACGTGCCAACATTTCTTTCGAGTTGGATATTGAATAGGTATATCAGTCGTGCGAAActcaatttgatttcatgAAATGCAGGGAAGTATACATCCAACTGAAGGGGTGTCGGTTTATTCAAGATATTGGATACACTTGCAAATGGCAAGCTAAACTCCCCAACATTTTGAACGAGACAGGGAAATATCTCTTGGACAGTTTTGCCTATAGATTTAACAGAGGTTAGTGTCAAGCTGAAAAGGCAGCATCCAAATATAACTTTGACCGCAACTTTAGCTTGGGTACCCTGNTGCATACTCAACCATTCGGATCATAGttggattcttcttctttaccttaaattttaaagatactTGTTTAATGATATATAGTCGGGTTGATGTACATATACttctttttattcaaattcgttaaataataataataataataataataatttatatgaaattatttcaaGGGCttgatatgaaaattataaacatgAAGCTTCTTAGAAACTCGAGTAACTAGTTGGCTACCTAGCTGTTAAGATAGGTGCTGATAGAGTATCATCGGAGAAGTCGAACACGGCGTCGTCGCTCTTGCTCAGTGCATAAACCACCTCGACCATGCTCGGCCTCTTCGTCGGGTCCTTTTGCAGGCAACTAACAGCCACATTCATTACATCCATCACGCTCTCCATCGGGCACGATTGCTCGAAAAGAGCTTCATCAATCCAATTCTTCAATCTGTCTAacttctccttctctttccCTTCCGAAAACCCACTCGCTCGCATCCATAGAACCCTTCCTTCCTCATCAATGGCCTCCTTACCAGAGACGAGCTCGAGCAAAACAACTCCAAACGCAAAGATATCCATCTTTGTCGACACGACTCCATCTGCTATGTACTCGGGTGCTATATAGCCTTGAGTTCCAACAATGTGCATGGTTATAGCATTGCACCCTGACTTCGCGAGTCCAAAGTTGGCTATCTTAGCTCTCATGCTTGCATCCAACAAAATGTTGCTACTTTTAATGTCTTTGTGGACAACTCGTGGCCTCGTGTGCTCGTGAACATAGAGTAGTCCATTAGCAACATCAATCGCAATCCTCAATCTCGTTCTCCAGTTCAACTTCTGCTTTTGGCTTCCGTGTAGCCATGAATGTAGAGAACCGTTCTCTacatattcataaattaagtAGCATGTTGCATCATCGGGGTCAACGCAAAAACCTTCGAGCTTCACTAGATTACCATGGTTCAccttaaaatcaaattaaacatGTATAATATTAGTCTATAAACCGAACTTTCAACctcaagaaaaggaaatgtttgtatatatatatatttatatttatcgAAGCGGTGTCAACTAGAAAAGGAAGCGAGAAAACGAAAGCACTCAAGGCTATTTTCGTCTTTTTCATGGTCTCATTCCATACCGACTtccaatattttaatgaaagcCATCGTCTTCATTTTCCAAGTagctttttgaaaattattttaaaaaaaactt is a window from the Cucurbita pepo subsp. pepo cultivar mu-cu-16 unplaced genomic scaffold, ASM280686v2 Cp4.1_scaffold000365, whole genome shotgun sequence genome containing:
- the LOC111785093 gene encoding protein LYK5-like, whose product is VNHGNLVKLEGFCVDPDDATCYLIYEYVENGSLHSWLHGSQKQKLNWRTRLRIAIDVANGLLYVHEHTRPRVVHKDIKSSNILLDASMRAKIANFGLAKSGCNAITMHIVGTQGYIAPEYIADGVVSTKMDIFAFGVVLLELVSGKEAIDEEGRVLWMRASGFSEGKEKEKLDRLKNWIDEALFEQSCPMESVMDVMNVAVSCLQKDPTKRPSMVEVVYALSKSDDAVFDFSDDTLSAPILTAR